The following proteins are co-located in the Parafannyhessea umbonata genome:
- a CDS encoding SIS domain-containing protein, translated as MYEIDLSKPKQIVADVLKDHQIDSVAFVGCGASMSELYPAKYFLANNTRTLNVQIFTANEFNYDTPAWVGPNTFVVTCSLGGTTPETVKANGTAKALGAPVTAITHNGTSPLTEGVDHVIVHGFEKNYAAKVEKMGYALALAVELLQQVEGTDLYDDMVAGLSKVYDLAEDAAEHAGKLAAQFAADFKDDQLIYLMGSGASAKVAYSTSMFLFSEMQWIDSAAYHTGEYFHGPFELTEKDKPYLLFMNDGATRPMDARALTFLQRFDAKVAVIDAKDYGLSGVVGSKVATYFNPFVHTAVMRVYAEKISEARQHPLTMRRYMWKLQY; from the coding sequence CAAGCCCAAGCAGATCGTGGCGGACGTCCTGAAGGACCACCAGATCGACTCCGTCGCGTTCGTGGGATGCGGCGCCTCTATGAGCGAGCTCTATCCCGCGAAGTACTTCCTGGCAAACAACACCCGTACGCTCAACGTGCAGATCTTCACGGCAAACGAGTTCAACTACGACACGCCGGCTTGGGTTGGCCCCAACACCTTCGTCGTGACGTGCTCCCTGGGCGGCACCACGCCCGAGACCGTGAAGGCCAACGGCACCGCGAAGGCGCTTGGCGCTCCCGTGACCGCCATCACGCACAACGGCACCTCCCCGCTGACCGAGGGCGTCGACCACGTGATCGTCCACGGCTTCGAGAAGAACTACGCCGCGAAGGTCGAGAAGATGGGCTATGCCCTGGCTCTCGCGGTCGAGCTGCTGCAGCAGGTCGAGGGTACGGACCTGTACGACGATATGGTCGCCGGCCTGAGCAAGGTGTACGACCTCGCCGAGGACGCGGCGGAGCATGCCGGCAAGCTTGCGGCGCAGTTTGCGGCCGACTTCAAGGATGACCAGCTCATCTACCTCATGGGCTCCGGCGCGAGCGCGAAGGTAGCGTACTCCACCTCCATGTTCCTGTTCTCCGAGATGCAGTGGATCGACTCCGCCGCCTACCACACCGGCGAGTACTTCCACGGCCCGTTCGAGCTGACCGAGAAGGACAAGCCGTACCTGCTGTTCATGAACGACGGCGCTACCCGCCCGATGGACGCCCGCGCCCTCACGTTCCTGCAGCGCTTCGACGCGAAAGTCGCCGTCATCGACGCGAAGGACTACGGCCTGTCCGGCGTGGTGGGCTCGAAGGTCGCCACGTACTTCAACCCCTTCGTGCACACCGCCGTCATGCGCGTGTACGCAGAGAAGATCTCCGAGGCAAGGCAGCACCCGCTCACCATGCGCCGCTACATGTGGAAGCTGCAGTACTAG